The Procambarus clarkii isolate CNS0578487 chromosome 37, FALCON_Pclarkii_2.0, whole genome shotgun sequence genome window below encodes:
- the LOC123766010 gene encoding uncharacterized protein, with product MGMVRWLPRGFTQGYLRQESANKRQNTRAWFTDYSSLVTQGFFSRISICCIEECRKVFGMPPVGGHSVAAGRVASETTRSQIDYARIYARTHPRGPSPFNSRTPLVERPELINALHLPFERVPVSVERDGTCPHCGLDDMTRMYPTWSKIAACLLFPFGLMFMCFNYEDRCPTCNYLSPR from the exons ATGGGAATGGTTCGGTGGCTGCCTCGAGGCTTCACACAAGGTTACTTGAGGCAAGAGTCGGCCAACAAACGGCAGAACACTCGGGCTTGGTTTACCGATTACAGCTCTCTTGTGACTCAGGGATTCTTCTCGCGGATATCTATTTGTTGCATAGAGGAGTGTAGGAAAGTATTCGGAATGCCACCGGTGGGAGGACATTCGG TTGCGGCTGGCCGCGTAGCTTCTGAAACGACACGCAGTCAGATTGACTATGCCCGCA TATATGCTCGCACTCACCCTAGGGGTCCGTCCCCCTTCAATTCCCGCACTCCACTTGTGGAAAGGCCTGAATTGATAAACGCACTTCATCTCCCCTTTGAAAGGGTCCCTGTCAGTGTCGAGAGGGACGGCACATGCCCCCACTGCGGG CTCGATGACATGACCAGGATGTACCCTACTTGGAGCAAGATTGCCGCCTGCTTGCTCTTCCCCTTCGGCCTGATGTTCATGTGCTTCAATTATGAAGACCGCTGCCCCACTTGCAACTACCTTTCTCCCAGGTAG